From Roseburia hominis, the proteins below share one genomic window:
- the cas3 gene encoding CRISPR-associated helicase Cas3' — protein MEIRDYYAKPEQTIGEHADRLLCVLRKLGEYGYIEDRALYRLVEKACEHHDDGKANPEFQLRVRSDKKKKFNQEKEVPHNVLSGFMLNRDEFEEEADFYRVLFAIMYHHDYGNPYEIIVAKKELIQKLLKDFRMFPIKRKAANMMQRMIFDDQAIKIKGFLHICDYSASGNYVAEYPNDFLEDALENVRIKWRGQNQNSDWNEMQKFCMSKRNENIIVVAQTGMGKTEAGLQWIGNQKGYFVLPLRTAINAIYDRIRKDILQGEELDTRLSILHSESLEYYSKRLDQEEMDLVEYENRGKRFSIPLNISTMDQLFDFVFRYQGSELKLTILSYSRIVVDEIQMYDPELLAYLIYGLKRITQLGGKVAVMTATLSPFIKELLIREIPFQEENIRIFTNALVRHHVKTSNCKMNSEDIFELYCQNREENKMNKILVVCNTIRKAQELFEELQDKMASPEELHILHSRFTREERAGKEREIIAFGKTYDESGMLDKQSGIWISTSIVEASLDIDFDYLFTELQDLNSLFQRFGRCNRKGKKDVSEPNCFVYLEIDKQMLTDSGGFIDGTIFEVSRQAMKTVDGLLSEKQKMKLLDDYLTMENLKESEYYRGEKGYKRTLEWIEGITPYQYTRDDNHLRNILSEDIIPSPVFEERKDEIWQFASVIEDEKSSALQKMKAKEEIKKYSVNVPYYQWMRYCGAVRKGNAEAYPVVQLGKYEKLPVMECSYDELGYRKMDYENVVREPNFI, from the coding sequence ATGGAAATACGAGATTATTATGCAAAACCCGAACAGACAATAGGGGAACACGCAGACAGATTATTGTGCGTATTGCGTAAATTAGGAGAATATGGATATATAGAGGATAGGGCATTGTATCGCCTTGTTGAAAAAGCGTGTGAACATCACGATGACGGAAAGGCAAATCCCGAGTTTCAGCTTCGAGTCCGAAGTGACAAGAAGAAAAAGTTCAACCAGGAAAAAGAAGTGCCGCATAACGTTTTGTCGGGTTTTATGCTTAATCGTGATGAATTTGAAGAAGAAGCAGATTTTTACAGGGTATTGTTCGCTATTATGTATCATCATGATTATGGAAATCCTTATGAGATTATTGTGGCAAAAAAAGAGCTGATTCAAAAATTGTTGAAAGACTTTAGGATGTTTCCAATAAAAAGGAAAGCCGCGAATATGATGCAGAGAATGATTTTTGATGATCAGGCTATTAAAATTAAAGGATTTCTGCATATTTGTGATTATAGTGCCAGCGGCAATTATGTTGCTGAGTATCCGAACGATTTTCTGGAGGATGCGCTGGAGAATGTAAGAATCAAGTGGAGAGGGCAAAATCAAAATAGTGACTGGAATGAAATGCAGAAATTCTGCATGAGTAAGCGAAATGAAAATATAATTGTGGTTGCGCAGACCGGGATGGGGAAGACGGAAGCTGGACTTCAATGGATTGGAAATCAGAAGGGATATTTTGTTCTACCATTACGAACGGCCATCAATGCAATTTATGACAGAATCAGAAAGGATATTTTGCAGGGGGAAGAGCTGGATACCAGGCTTTCTATTTTACATTCGGAATCACTGGAATACTATTCAAAACGTTTGGATCAAGAGGAGATGGATCTGGTAGAATACGAGAATCGGGGAAAGCGGTTCTCGATACCGCTGAATATTTCTACAATGGATCAGTTGTTTGATTTTGTATTTAGATATCAGGGATCGGAACTAAAATTGACGATATTGTCTTACTCGCGGATTGTTGTTGATGAGATTCAGATGTATGATCCGGAGCTGCTGGCATATTTGATCTATGGATTAAAAAGAATCACACAGTTGGGAGGAAAAGTTGCAGTTATGACAGCTACTTTGTCTCCGTTTATCAAAGAACTGCTTATACGGGAAATACCGTTCCAGGAGGAAAATATCCGCATTTTTACGAATGCTCTGGTAAGGCATCATGTGAAAACAAGTAATTGTAAGATGAATAGTGAGGATATTTTTGAATTGTACTGCCAAAATCGGGAAGAAAACAAAATGAATAAAATTTTGGTGGTGTGTAATACGATTCGAAAGGCACAGGAATTATTTGAAGAATTGCAGGATAAAATGGCGAGTCCGGAAGAACTGCATATTCTGCATAGCCGATTTACGCGGGAGGAAAGGGCAGGGAAGGAAAGGGAAATCATTGCGTTCGGAAAAACATATGATGAGAGTGGAATGTTGGACAAACAGTCAGGAATCTGGATATCAACTTCGATCGTAGAGGCAAGTCTGGATATTGATTTTGATTATTTGTTTACAGAATTGCAGGATTTGAACTCTTTATTTCAAAGATTCGGAAGATGTAATCGCAAGGGCAAAAAGGATGTATCGGAACCGAATTGCTTTGTTTATCTGGAAATAGATAAGCAAATGCTCACGGACAGCGGCGGTTTTATTGATGGAACTATATTTGAGGTTTCCAGACAGGCGATGAAAACGGTAGATGGTCTATTATCGGAAAAGCAAAAGATGAAACTTCTGGACGATTATCTGACTATGGAGAACTTGAAAGAGAGTGAATATTACAGGGGAGAGAAGGGGTATAAAAGAACTTTGGAATGGATTGAGGGAATTACTCCATATCAGTACACCAGAGATGATAATCATTTACGAAATATTTTGTCGGAGGATATTATTCCGAGTCCTGTTTTTGAGGAAAGGAAGGACGAGATTTGGCAGTTCGCAAGTGTAATTGAGGACGAAAAAAGCAGTGCGCTCCAGAAAATGAAGGCGAAAGAAGAGATTAAGAAGTATTCGGTCAATGTTCCGTATTATCAGTGGATGCGATACTGTGGAGCGGTAAGGAAAGGAAATGCAGAAGCATATCCGGTAGTTCAATTAGGAAAGTATGAAAAACTTCCGGTCATGGAATGTTCTTATGATGAACTGGGATATAGGAAAATGGACTA